The following coding sequences are from one Streptomyces dengpaensis window:
- a CDS encoding helix-turn-helix domain-containing protein codes for MSRDTREWAWKCSTSRGNARLVLLSIADRIPDEQCVAWASLTSLMKRTNASRNAVRGAITALAEAGELEVLDDLDGPQHSTVYRLPRAAAWLAKVAAARKVDPEAYVDPPAESDPVPALDIERLRKHGIWPKTGSESDPRREDLTGSKSAPPRQNLTPPRVKIRPPSGSEPDPQNRSEPKVNRRYSSSSAADLTSAADWQVDDASLFWAQQQGHLARLGEHGLQAADAKWRHHRGTWSPRPTATWAADWRAWIAREHSPTPQRPHLYALPGGTPAPQTGMTRADAHMAALLAAVDEPTGTE; via the coding sequence ATGAGCCGGGACACCCGCGAATGGGCGTGGAAGTGCAGCACCAGCCGCGGAAACGCGCGCCTGGTCCTGCTGTCGATCGCCGACCGGATCCCCGACGAACAGTGCGTCGCCTGGGCGTCCCTCACCTCACTGATGAAGCGCACGAACGCCAGCCGCAACGCCGTACGCGGCGCCATCACGGCACTGGCCGAGGCCGGCGAGCTGGAGGTGCTCGACGACCTCGACGGGCCGCAGCACAGCACTGTCTACCGGCTGCCGCGCGCCGCTGCGTGGCTGGCCAAGGTCGCGGCGGCCCGGAAAGTCGACCCCGAGGCGTATGTCGACCCCCCGGCCGAGTCCGATCCGGTGCCCGCACTGGACATCGAGCGGCTGCGCAAGCACGGCATCTGGCCCAAGACCGGGTCGGAATCCGACCCCCGCCGTGAGGACCTGACCGGGTCCAAATCTGCACCCCCTCGTCAGAACCTGACCCCTCCCCGGGTCAAAATCCGACCCCCCTCCGGGTCTGAACCTGACCCCCAGAACCGTAGTGAACCGAAGGTGAACCGTAGGTACAGCAGCAGTAGTGCTGCCGACCTCACCTCCGCCGCAGACTGGCAGGTCGACGACGCGAGCCTGTTCTGGGCCCAGCAGCAGGGGCACCTCGCCCGCCTCGGCGAGCACGGCCTCCAGGCCGCCGACGCAAAGTGGCGCCACCACCGCGGCACCTGGAGCCCTCGCCCCACCGCCACCTGGGCTGCCGACTGGCGGGCCTGGATCGCCCGCGAGCACAGCCCCACACCCCAGCGCCCGCATCTTTACGCCCTGCCCGGCGGCACCCCCGCGCCGCAGACCGGCATGACCCGCGCTGATGCGCACATGGCCGCCCTGCTCGCCGCCGTCGACGAACCGACTGGAACGGAGTAA
- a CDS encoding WhiB family transcriptional regulator, with product MRHITTNDTPTSTIRGIADHSWQARGLCHNMLAKDIDELFFHAARDRAAIDEAKSICGRCPVKKACFNYALDNEIRQGMWGGLTEDERRPWHARVNKRLDYSRVKAAFEGRDVHLSDAEREAVTRHAYVRGWSPERLAYMLRLDLDWARDLMRNAAHAVADRDRYWDQLDETEPADDETAEDEDVASPVQVPRQVQTHSLIAALRKAA from the coding sequence TTGCGCCACATCACCACCAACGACACCCCGACCTCGACCATCCGGGGCATCGCCGACCACAGCTGGCAGGCCCGCGGCCTGTGCCACAACATGCTGGCCAAGGACATCGACGAGCTGTTCTTCCACGCAGCCCGCGACCGCGCGGCCATCGACGAGGCCAAGTCGATCTGCGGCCGGTGCCCGGTGAAGAAGGCGTGCTTCAACTACGCCCTCGACAACGAGATCCGCCAGGGCATGTGGGGCGGGCTCACCGAGGACGAGCGCCGCCCCTGGCACGCCCGGGTCAACAAGCGTCTGGACTACAGCCGGGTGAAGGCGGCCTTCGAGGGGCGCGACGTCCACCTCAGCGACGCCGAGCGCGAGGCCGTCACCCGCCACGCCTACGTACGCGGCTGGAGCCCCGAGCGCCTCGCGTACATGCTGCGCCTCGACCTCGACTGGGCGCGCGACCTGATGCGCAACGCCGCCCACGCCGTCGCCGACCGCGACCGCTACTGGGACCAGCTCGACGAGACCGAGCCGGCCGACGACGAGACCGCCGAGGACGAGGACGTCGCCTCGCCAGTGCAGGTGCCCCGCCAGGTGCAGACCCACTCCCTGATCGCCGCCCTCCGAAAGGCCGCATGA
- a CDS encoding plasmid mobilization protein, whose amino-acid sequence MAGADRHQGAPIRQDATEGGSHPEEGENHSCHITDCAHTMPPKPHVQQRARLRDEKKRMHQPSCRMNDDEYQLLVRAAAACNMSIASYLARAALKAARNLDRTAAEIAGEREMLKELFDLRTALNRIGNNLNQVAAALNSDEPAPQATAVLSAVDRISLRVDAFLRRYLDGERPAA is encoded by the coding sequence GTGGCGGGAGCGGATCGGCACCAGGGGGCGCCGATCCGTCAGGATGCGACCGAGGGCGGCTCGCATCCTGAAGAAGGGGAGAACCACTCCTGCCACATCACCGACTGCGCCCACACCATGCCGCCGAAACCCCACGTTCAGCAGCGTGCGCGCCTGCGCGACGAAAAGAAGCGCATGCACCAGCCGAGCTGCCGCATGAACGACGACGAGTACCAGCTCCTCGTCCGTGCTGCTGCCGCCTGCAATATGAGCATCGCCAGCTACCTTGCCCGCGCCGCGCTCAAAGCCGCCCGCAACCTCGACCGCACCGCCGCGGAAATCGCCGGCGAACGCGAGATGCTGAAGGAGCTGTTCGACCTGCGAACCGCACTGAACCGGATCGGCAACAACCTCAACCAGGTTGCGGCAGCCCTGAATTCGGACGAGCCCGCGCCGCAGGCCACGGCGGTCCTCTCTGCCGTCGACCGGATCTCCCTGCGTGTGGACGCCTTCCTCCGGCGCTACCTGGACGGCGAGCGTCCGGCTGCATGA
- a CDS encoding relaxase/mobilization nuclease domain-containing protein — MIPKVHDMGTDTRGLVAYLYGPGKAEEHIDPHLVAAWDRLTPDPGRDPEATYGDLQRLLDQPVIALPESARPAEHVWHLSVRAAPEDPILTDEQWADIARRMVAATGIAPEGDDAACRWAAVRHADDHIHIIATVVRHDGRQARIRQDGARSQAEARKIEVDYGLRRLNAGDGTAAKRPTSAERHKANRQGKERTPREELRETVRRAAAGVASEQEFFDRLAAAGLLVSQRVAPSGDLLGYKVALPDDRNEDQEPIYYSGSTLAPDLSLPRIRERWAGNGSGPGPEAAADRSPGSARVNPSTARRQATTAVWQAVLVVDQSDDGQIAAQLAAAGEVLDALAKTSAAHTRRELRDAAWAFERASRSHIRAERGHDRGLRQAARDLVYGGPALGRGEDGATTAMLIDMVFFLVTAAAHWHGKKEHAQQAAAARQAAEHLRAAYQAAAPMYLSVMHQRGRRLSQPLQRKQAAYLRQAVPELAEQVLTEQGWYALAATLADVEHAGHDPAALLAEAAERRELDTADSISDVLVWRLRRMADLPADPSAMPEHTATAPAAARGAAQRPAHRTDRPAKSR; from the coding sequence ATGATCCCCAAAGTCCACGACATGGGCACGGACACCCGCGGCCTGGTGGCCTACCTGTACGGCCCCGGCAAGGCCGAGGAGCACATCGACCCCCACCTCGTCGCGGCGTGGGATCGCCTGACCCCCGACCCCGGCCGCGACCCCGAGGCGACGTACGGCGACCTGCAGCGTCTGCTCGACCAGCCCGTCATAGCACTGCCCGAAAGCGCCAGGCCCGCCGAGCATGTGTGGCACCTGTCCGTACGCGCCGCCCCCGAAGACCCGATCCTCACGGACGAGCAGTGGGCGGACATCGCCCGCCGCATGGTCGCCGCCACCGGCATCGCCCCTGAAGGCGACGATGCCGCCTGCCGCTGGGCGGCTGTCCGCCACGCTGACGACCACATCCACATCATCGCCACCGTCGTCCGCCATGACGGCCGCCAAGCCCGCATCCGCCAGGATGGCGCCCGCTCCCAGGCGGAAGCCCGGAAGATCGAAGTGGACTACGGGCTACGCCGATTGAACGCCGGCGACGGAACCGCCGCCAAGCGCCCCACCAGCGCCGAACGCCACAAGGCGAACCGCCAGGGCAAGGAACGAACGCCACGCGAGGAACTGCGAGAGACGGTGCGCCGCGCCGCCGCCGGCGTCGCCAGCGAGCAGGAGTTCTTCGACCGCCTGGCCGCCGCCGGCCTCCTGGTCAGCCAGCGCGTCGCACCCTCCGGCGATCTGCTCGGCTACAAGGTCGCGCTGCCCGACGACCGCAACGAGGACCAGGAGCCGATCTACTATTCGGGCTCCACCCTCGCACCCGACCTCTCCCTACCGCGCATCCGCGAGCGGTGGGCCGGCAACGGCTCCGGACCCGGCCCCGAAGCCGCCGCGGACCGCTCCCCCGGCTCGGCGCGTGTCAACCCGTCGACCGCGCGGCGCCAGGCGACGACGGCGGTCTGGCAGGCCGTACTCGTCGTCGACCAGAGCGACGACGGGCAGATCGCCGCGCAGCTCGCCGCGGCCGGCGAGGTCCTCGACGCGCTCGCCAAGACCTCGGCCGCGCACACCCGGCGCGAACTGCGAGATGCCGCCTGGGCGTTCGAGCGGGCCTCCCGCTCCCACATCCGGGCCGAACGGGGCCACGACCGTGGTCTGCGGCAGGCTGCCCGTGACCTCGTCTACGGCGGGCCGGCGCTCGGTCGTGGGGAGGACGGCGCCACCACCGCCATGTTGATCGACATGGTGTTCTTCCTGGTCACCGCGGCCGCCCACTGGCACGGGAAGAAGGAGCACGCCCAGCAGGCCGCTGCTGCCCGCCAGGCCGCCGAGCACCTACGCGCCGCTTACCAAGCCGCCGCGCCGATGTACCTGTCCGTCATGCACCAGCGCGGTCGGCGTCTGTCCCAGCCCCTGCAGCGCAAGCAGGCCGCCTACCTGCGCCAGGCCGTCCCGGAGCTGGCCGAGCAGGTCCTCACCGAGCAGGGCTGGTACGCCCTTGCCGCCACGCTCGCCGATGTCGAGCACGCTGGGCACGACCCGGCCGCGCTCCTGGCCGAGGCCGCCGAGCGACGGGAGTTGGACACCGCAGACTCGATCAGCGACGTGCTCGTGTGGCGGCTGCGGCGCATGGCCGATCTGCCCGCCGACCCTTCCGCCATGCCCGAGCACACGGCCACCGCGCCCGCCGCCGCCCGCGGTGCTGCGCAGCGTCCGGCGCACCGCACCGACCGTCCCGCCAAGTCCCGCTGA
- a CDS encoding DUF317 domain-containing protein: MYWVAPRHLAGDDGVLAERIGDTLTDLGWSMWPTSRNTLLYTSPDGLRGAEWILAAYPFELGGLPVAWQLSARPHCASALTEWNAYFTAGVPHEALTDFLLALDASETPDAGLENAESVLTALGTRGWLRDMDRPRTTATDPGFSTNVSLEMLPPLIHDADPRDDLLGWQAWAEPVLGAPYLWCASFSASTPHELVAAFAFSLAAPGPVPRRTLPEGAKDRLTVVRRG, from the coding sequence ATGTACTGGGTCGCCCCGCGTCACCTGGCCGGTGACGACGGCGTCCTCGCCGAGCGGATCGGCGACACCCTGACCGACCTCGGCTGGAGCATGTGGCCGACCTCCCGCAACACCCTGCTCTATACGAGCCCCGACGGCCTGCGCGGCGCCGAGTGGATCCTCGCTGCCTACCCGTTCGAGCTGGGCGGCCTCCCGGTGGCCTGGCAGCTATCGGCACGCCCGCACTGCGCCTCCGCCCTGACCGAGTGGAACGCGTACTTCACCGCCGGCGTACCGCACGAGGCGCTCACCGATTTCCTGCTCGCGCTCGACGCCAGCGAGACCCCCGACGCCGGGCTCGAGAACGCCGAGTCGGTCCTCACCGCACTCGGCACCCGGGGCTGGCTGCGCGATATGGACCGCCCGCGTACGACCGCCACCGACCCGGGCTTCTCCACGAACGTCTCGCTGGAGATGCTGCCGCCGCTCATCCACGACGCTGACCCTCGCGATGACCTGCTGGGCTGGCAGGCGTGGGCGGAGCCCGTGCTGGGGGCGCCGTATCTGTGGTGTGCGAGCTTCAGCGCGAGCACCCCGCACGAGCTGGTCGCGGCCTTCGCCTTCTCGCTCGCCGCACCCGGCCCGGTACCGCGCCGCACGCTCCCCGAAGGCGCAAAGGACCGTCTCACCGTCGTACGCCGCGGTTGA
- a CDS encoding DUF317 domain-containing protein, whose protein sequence is MALDAAQPGFATTVAALRLRSWKLGAGQAMEVVDQFSEADFTHIVDDRADVHVSSRDGRFYLGYFPNGRPGGADEDWVTGEGWVIAVTGTANVPGYRMSFGTETPAEIIAAVVAQILATSRPL, encoded by the coding sequence GTGGCATTGGATGCGGCGCAACCCGGATTCGCCACCACGGTCGCGGCCCTGCGGCTCCGCTCCTGGAAGCTCGGTGCCGGTCAGGCGATGGAGGTGGTCGACCAGTTCTCGGAGGCCGATTTCACCCACATCGTCGACGACCGCGCCGACGTGCACGTCAGCTCGCGCGACGGCCGGTTCTACCTCGGCTACTTCCCGAACGGCCGGCCCGGCGGCGCGGACGAGGACTGGGTGACGGGCGAGGGCTGGGTGATCGCGGTCACCGGCACCGCGAACGTTCCCGGCTACCGGATGTCCTTCGGTACGGAGACCCCGGCGGAGATCATCGCTGCTGTCGTGGCCCAGATCCTGGCCACCTCCCGGCCCCTGTGA
- a CDS encoding transposase family protein, with amino-acid sequence MIALTDDRGRMVWVSAVRPGRTSEITACRHDQLTAKLRAAGLGAIADLGFVGLDDSSPDTDPAVITGYKAARNRPLTRSQKLSNQALAAVRAPVEHGFAHLKNWWFLGKVRTDPKWATALVRALLVLTHREVAR; translated from the coding sequence GTGATCGCCCTCACCGACGACCGGGGCCGCATGGTGTGGGTCTCGGCGGTCCGGCCCGGACGCACGTCGGAGATCACCGCCTGCCGACACGACCAGCTCACCGCCAAGCTACGGGCGGCCGGGCTCGGTGCGATCGCCGACCTGGGCTTCGTCGGCCTCGACGACAGCAGTCCGGACACCGACCCGGCGGTGATCACCGGCTACAAGGCCGCCCGGAACCGGCCCCTGACGCGCAGCCAGAAACTGTCCAACCAGGCGCTGGCCGCGGTCCGGGCGCCGGTCGAGCACGGCTTCGCCCACCTCAAGAACTGGTGGTTCCTCGGCAAGGTACGCACCGACCCGAAGTGGGCGACCGCGCTGGTGAGGGCCCTGCTCGTCCTGACGCACCGCGAAGTCGCCCGCTGA
- a CDS encoding tetratricopeptide repeat protein has protein sequence MLNQQLRAARLERGWLTQRAGAAEVSRAGRAALDEPFFEVSERTYRRWESGNPGWPRPDCETALRAAFGVGPELLGFVPPKGHPQFPVVEPTPARVDTVELILALGGSSVDRRGFLATSSGAALSLLGVPDPEAITRRAANALPGAVRVGQGEIRAIHQMVTTLGDLAAEYGGGHAKHLARGYLTDTVGPWLRGRYTERTGRDLHAATSQLAHLIGWMAQDLGDDPAHQGEARQYYASAFRLADEAGEPELAATALRGMTVQSIGIGPRYRAEALALAERCMDHARELSDPRAIAYYQSTLAEAAALDGNHRLAVKALKESETQIERTADAPAGTSWASHFSIGRWSHSAGMILARMGDTTGARVRLHEAMEIHGLDRRRSRATVLGNLGEIHLQEGDLDGALATWTDFLDCAEGVQSVKVQAAAEDMRVRLGRHQDVPAARDLSQRAAVLLADPTAGKQTM, from the coding sequence ATGCTCAATCAACAGTTACGCGCAGCCCGGCTCGAACGTGGCTGGCTGACCCAGAGGGCTGGCGCCGCCGAGGTAAGCCGTGCCGGCCGTGCCGCCCTGGACGAACCGTTCTTCGAGGTGTCCGAGCGCACCTACCGCAGGTGGGAGTCCGGCAACCCCGGGTGGCCCCGGCCGGACTGCGAGACCGCGCTGCGCGCAGCGTTCGGTGTCGGCCCGGAGCTGCTCGGGTTCGTGCCGCCGAAGGGGCACCCCCAGTTCCCTGTCGTGGAGCCGACGCCCGCGCGTGTCGATACCGTGGAGTTGATACTCGCTCTGGGAGGGAGCTCCGTGGATCGCAGAGGCTTTCTGGCCACGTCCAGCGGCGCCGCGCTGTCCCTGCTGGGTGTTCCGGACCCGGAAGCCATCACCCGCCGGGCGGCCAACGCCCTGCCGGGAGCCGTCCGGGTCGGGCAGGGAGAGATCCGCGCCATCCACCAGATGGTCACGACGCTCGGGGACCTGGCCGCCGAGTACGGCGGGGGCCACGCCAAGCACCTGGCCCGCGGCTACCTCACCGACACCGTCGGCCCCTGGCTCCGAGGCCGCTACACCGAGCGGACCGGCCGCGACCTGCACGCCGCAACGTCACAACTGGCCCACCTCATCGGATGGATGGCCCAGGACCTCGGTGACGATCCCGCCCACCAGGGCGAGGCCCGGCAGTACTACGCCAGCGCCTTCCGGCTCGCCGACGAGGCTGGCGAACCCGAGCTGGCCGCGACCGCGCTACGGGGCATGACTGTCCAGTCCATCGGCATAGGGCCCCGCTACCGGGCCGAAGCCCTCGCCCTCGCGGAACGCTGCATGGACCACGCCCGCGAACTGAGCGACCCGCGCGCCATCGCCTACTATCAGTCCACCCTCGCCGAGGCCGCCGCCCTGGATGGCAACCATCGGCTCGCCGTGAAGGCCCTGAAGGAGTCCGAGACCCAGATCGAACGCACCGCGGACGCACCGGCCGGCACGTCCTGGGCGAGCCACTTCAGCATCGGCCGATGGTCGCACTCGGCCGGGATGATCCTCGCCCGCATGGGAGACACGACGGGAGCCCGCGTCCGGCTGCACGAAGCGATGGAGATTCACGGGCTCGACCGCCGCCGCAGCCGCGCCACGGTCCTGGGCAACCTGGGCGAGATCCATCTCCAGGAAGGCGACCTGGACGGCGCGCTCGCCACATGGACCGACTTCCTCGACTGCGCCGAAGGCGTCCAGTCGGTGAAGGTCCAGGCGGCAGCCGAGGACATGCGAGTCCGGCTCGGTCGCCATCAGGACGTACCGGCCGCGCGGGACCTGTCCCAGCGCGCAGCCGTACTCCTCGCTGACCCGACGGCCGGCAAGCAGACGATGTGA
- a CDS encoding NUDIX hydrolase, with translation MLHTRVTGIVLSDDDKILLLHQDTDGPRRWSLPGGKVEEGETLEEALVREMREETGAEVEIGRLLYLCDNVPAHVVHITFEARIVGGELGAVAEGADTRPIHSVEFVPLDDLPSLGFTDLFVKLCRDGFPGAGSYMGPKSAIGL, from the coding sequence ATGCTGCACACACGCGTAACGGGCATCGTCCTCAGCGACGACGACAAGATCCTTCTGCTGCACCAGGACACCGACGGGCCACGCCGCTGGTCCCTGCCGGGTGGCAAGGTCGAGGAAGGCGAGACCCTCGAAGAGGCCCTGGTCCGGGAGATGCGGGAAGAGACCGGCGCCGAAGTCGAGATCGGCCGGCTGCTGTACCTGTGCGACAACGTTCCGGCTCACGTCGTGCACATCACCTTCGAGGCCCGCATCGTCGGCGGGGAACTCGGCGCCGTCGCCGAGGGCGCCGACACCCGGCCGATCCACTCAGTCGAGTTCGTACCACTCGACGACCTGCCCAGCCTCGGCTTCACGGACCTGTTCGTGAAGCTGTGTCGGGACGGCTTCCCGGGCGCCGGCTCGTACATGGGACCCAAGAGCGCCATCGGCCTATGA
- a CDS encoding sugar phosphate nucleotidyltransferase, translating into MNQTTAIAVAPVVIAAGGLGTRVGGWSQYLPKELRPVRGRPGLAHIVDEAGATGAERAVVVHHPYYTPLVPWTRRVLAPGALARYQLLARQPVEEPRPADRVRVGFIPQRGRYADVTSVLEGAEHVRSGDVYVVFADNVDATHTALPLLASATTPGVPAVLGTPFDVEAASCYGVIVCAGTGPVQTMVGLIEKPSPPEAARLMEQHGSGALRLLQGRMRITPDLLGYLDTAARCSAAEPKLSLAVAAYARAHRVHVVTTTQPMIDLGLAGGEL; encoded by the coding sequence ATGAATCAGACGACGGCCATCGCGGTCGCGCCGGTGGTGATTGCCGCCGGGGGGCTGGGGACGCGCGTGGGCGGCTGGTCGCAGTACCTGCCGAAGGAACTCCGTCCGGTCCGGGGGCGGCCCGGCCTCGCGCACATCGTGGACGAGGCCGGGGCGACGGGGGCCGAGCGGGCCGTGGTGGTCCATCACCCGTACTACACGCCGCTCGTGCCGTGGACTCGTCGGGTTCTGGCGCCGGGTGCGCTGGCCCGCTATCAGCTGCTGGCCCGTCAGCCGGTGGAGGAGCCGCGCCCGGCGGACCGGGTCCGGGTCGGCTTCATCCCGCAGCGGGGCCGGTACGCGGACGTCACGTCCGTACTCGAAGGTGCCGAACATGTGCGCTCGGGGGACGTGTACGTGGTGTTCGCTGACAACGTCGATGCCACGCACACGGCGCTGCCGCTGCTCGCTTCCGCGACGACACCTGGGGTTCCGGCTGTGCTCGGCACGCCCTTCGACGTGGAGGCGGCCAGCTGCTACGGGGTCATCGTCTGTGCGGGCACCGGCCCGGTACAGACGATGGTCGGGCTCATCGAGAAGCCCAGCCCGCCGGAGGCGGCACGACTGATGGAGCAGCACGGTTCTGGTGCTCTACGGCTGTTGCAGGGCCGGATGCGGATCACGCCGGATCTGCTGGGCTATCTGGACACGGCCGCGCGGTGTTCTGCTGCCGAGCCGAAGCTGTCGCTGGCGGTCGCCGCGTACGCTCGCGCGCACCGCGTCCATGTCGTCACCACCACCCAGCCGATGATCGACCTCGGGTTGGCCGGGGGCGAGCTGTAG
- a CDS encoding PadR family transcriptional regulator, whose product MATIRLTKPTIGVLEALLASTSAEPAWGLSICRDADLGPGTVYPILERLEERDWVRSWPEAESHPGRPARRYYELTGLGRKQATTALEERKARRFGLRLAGGTA is encoded by the coding sequence ATGGCCACAATCAGGCTGACGAAGCCGACTATCGGAGTCTTGGAAGCACTCCTCGCCTCCACAAGCGCCGAGCCGGCATGGGGGCTGAGCATCTGCCGTGACGCGGACCTCGGCCCAGGGACGGTGTATCCGATCCTTGAACGTCTGGAAGAGCGGGACTGGGTGCGGAGTTGGCCCGAAGCCGAGTCTCACCCGGGCCGTCCCGCGCGCCGCTACTACGAACTGACGGGGCTAGGGCGTAAGCAGGCGACTACGGCGTTGGAAGAGCGAAAGGCTCGTCGATTCGGGCTCCGTCTTGCCGGGGGCACGGCTTGA
- a CDS encoding endonuclease domain-containing protein, with product MPTLDDLPPYRRAKLLWDFAHFGVWGVDQKVREAVGKPCHVNGPVPDPPRVAVLGDDGRFHLMSGDQMHCSKKPFDQGWEHRQYCSWSASDTGTAPVGDPGQSQTLDHRWFVNAEGEGVPLESVSAEQHCAGGGYGGFHFWPPPPAKTAVVRRLRAALVEALGPDCHLCGALPGAMVDHDYSTGMVRGLLCRLCNRTVEECPHVDGCPKAEYMNNPPAAHLALAYPPYLAYEPKESTRKRKIELLGFDPLAEWRS from the coding sequence ATGCCGACATTGGATGACCTGCCCCCATACCGGCGGGCGAAGCTGCTGTGGGACTTCGCCCATTTCGGGGTCTGGGGGGTCGATCAGAAGGTGCGCGAAGCGGTCGGGAAGCCCTGCCACGTGAACGGTCCTGTGCCAGACCCGCCGCGAGTGGCCGTCCTCGGCGACGACGGGCGGTTCCACCTCATGAGCGGCGATCAGATGCACTGCTCGAAGAAGCCGTTCGATCAGGGCTGGGAGCACCGGCAGTACTGCTCCTGGTCAGCCAGTGACACCGGGACTGCCCCAGTAGGAGATCCGGGGCAGTCCCAGACCCTTGACCATCGGTGGTTCGTGAACGCCGAGGGCGAGGGTGTTCCTCTCGAATCGGTGTCCGCCGAGCAGCATTGCGCAGGTGGCGGATACGGGGGCTTCCACTTCTGGCCCCCACCGCCGGCCAAGACCGCGGTGGTTCGCCGGTTGCGTGCCGCGCTGGTCGAGGCCCTCGGCCCGGACTGCCATCTGTGCGGAGCTCTGCCTGGGGCGATGGTGGATCACGACTACTCCACTGGCATGGTGCGTGGTCTCCTGTGCCGGCTGTGCAACCGGACGGTGGAGGAATGTCCGCACGTGGACGGCTGCCCGAAGGCGGAGTACATGAACAACCCGCCTGCGGCGCATCTGGCACTGGCCTATCCGCCGTACCTGGCGTACGAACCGAAGGAGTCGACGAGGAAGCGCAAGATCGAGTTGCTCGGATTCGATCCGCTGGCCGAGTGGCGGTCTTGA
- a CDS encoding DNA polymerase Y family protein, translating into MRALAIWMMDWPVVAAGADHDEPVAIIARERVLACSREARRQGVRRGMRVRQASGRCPQLRLLDRDPEAETRAFEPVLRLLEKRIAPHMEVLRPGLIAVPARGPARYFGGEQALVQHITTVLTGAGVESRTGAADTVFAAALAVRAGQVGVLVPAGQTADFLAPYPVGVLGRPRLSQLLPRLGITTLGAFAALPGDRVLARFGHDGAAAQRTARGQEARPLSTSGADSDYSVAEAFEPPEDNLEPVAFIAKALAEQLHARLARAGAVCARLQVEVGLASGLRLSRLWRHEGRLSALAVAERVRWQIAAWAETGQIVAAAAGITTLRLVPEGLSAASGRQSLLFGPRIAPEELEHAAGQLQAMLGHRAVVRQELAGGRGPGERIVDIPYGDARSRPLVEGTWPGRLPAPHPAVVYPTPRPAQVIGADGGPVGVSGRTLLTQAPAALSIDGAAPVAVTGWTGPWPVLEDWWIPAQARRLARLQVACADGRAWLLHIQDGRWAVEALYG; encoded by the coding sequence GTGCGTGCACTAGCGATCTGGATGATGGACTGGCCCGTGGTGGCCGCGGGCGCGGATCACGACGAGCCCGTGGCGATCATCGCGCGGGAGCGGGTGTTGGCCTGTTCGAGGGAGGCCCGCCGGCAGGGCGTAAGGCGCGGGATGCGGGTACGCCAGGCATCCGGACGCTGCCCCCAACTCAGGCTGCTCGACCGGGACCCCGAAGCAGAGACGCGGGCGTTCGAGCCGGTGCTGCGCCTGCTGGAGAAACGAATCGCTCCGCACATGGAAGTCCTGCGGCCTGGCCTGATCGCCGTGCCCGCTCGCGGACCCGCCCGCTATTTCGGCGGCGAGCAGGCCCTGGTGCAGCACATCACCACCGTGCTCACCGGTGCCGGGGTCGAATCACGTACCGGCGCGGCGGACACCGTGTTCGCTGCCGCCCTGGCGGTGCGGGCAGGGCAGGTCGGGGTCCTGGTGCCAGCCGGGCAGACCGCGGACTTTCTGGCCCCGTATCCGGTGGGGGTGCTGGGCCGCCCGCGGCTGTCTCAGCTGCTGCCCCGCCTGGGCATCACCACCTTGGGGGCGTTCGCGGCGCTGCCGGGTGACCGGGTGCTGGCCCGGTTCGGACACGACGGCGCCGCGGCACAACGCACCGCCCGCGGCCAGGAGGCCCGGCCGCTCAGCACATCCGGGGCGGATAGTGACTACAGCGTGGCCGAGGCGTTCGAGCCGCCCGAGGACAATCTTGAGCCGGTCGCGTTCATTGCCAAAGCGCTCGCCGAACAGCTTCACGCCCGCCTCGCGCGGGCCGGGGCGGTGTGCGCCAGGCTGCAGGTCGAGGTGGGCCTCGCGAGCGGGCTGCGCCTGTCGCGGCTGTGGCGACACGAGGGCCGGCTCTCGGCGCTGGCGGTGGCCGAGCGGGTGCGCTGGCAGATCGCCGCCTGGGCCGAGACCGGGCAGATCGTCGCCGCCGCGGCGGGGATCACCACACTGCGGCTGGTTCCGGAGGGACTGTCGGCAGCGTCCGGGCGGCAGTCGTTGTTGTTCGGGCCGCGGATCGCGCCGGAGGAACTGGAGCACGCCGCGGGGCAACTGCAGGCGATGCTCGGACACCGCGCGGTGGTACGTCAGGAACTCGCCGGAGGCCGCGGTCCGGGCGAGCGGATCGTGGACATCCCGTACGGCGATGCGCGCTCGCGTCCGTTGGTGGAGGGGACGTGGCCAGGGCGGCTGCCGGCCCCGCACCCGGCCGTCGTCTACCCCACCCCGCGCCCTGCCCAGGTGATCGGGGCAGATGGCGGCCCGGTCGGGGTGAGCGGACGCACCCTGCTCACCCAGGCCCCGGCCGCGCTGTCCATCGACGGCGCCGCGCCAGTGGCGGTGACCGGGTGGACCGGACCGTGGCCGGTGCTGGAGGACTGGTGGATCCCCGCCCAGGCCCGCCGCCTTGCGCGCCTGCAGGTCGCCTGCGCGGACGGCCGCGCCTGGCTGCTGCACATCCAAGACGGCCGGTGGGCGGTGGAGGCGCTCTATGGCTGA